The genomic segment GCCGAGCGGGCCGGTGAAGCCCGCGGCCTCGGCCAGCCCCTTGTGGAACACCGGCACCAGCGGCGCGCCCTGGCCGCCCTGCGCCACGTCGTTGGCGCGCATGTCGGACACGACGCGGATGCCGAGACGCTTGGCCAGAGCCGCGCCGTCGCCGATCTGGACCGTGAGGCCGAGCTTCGGCCGGTGGATCACCGTCTGACCGTGGAAGCCGATGACGTCGATATCCTCGGGCCGAAGGTCGTTCTCCGCCAGGAACGCTTCGATCGCCTCGGCATGGGCGCGGGTGACGAAATCTTCCGCCTCCGCAAGGCGTCCCGGCCGGTCGGTGCGCGCCCGCAGCCCTTCCGCGTCACGGGTCGCCTCGCGCAGCAGCGCCCTCTCGGCCTCCGCGTAGCCGCGATAGCCCGTCGGCCCGAGCGGCGCGACGAGACCGTTGGCGGATTTGACGAGGCGGATGCGCGCGCCGTCGCTCTCGATCAGCGCCACGTCGATCCCGTCGAGAGACGTGCCGCTCATCAGGCCGATCGCGCGCTTCATCGCCATGGCCGTCCCTGTCCCCCAAAATCCGGGCTCGTGCCTTTCGCGGCCTGCCCTGCTAAGAGCGCGCGCGAGCGCTTCCCCTCGCGGGATAGCATTGCGGCCGCGCCCCTGTCGCGCCGCCAAACCATCCGAGACCGATCACCATGACCGCCGAGAGCTTCGCGCCGAAATCCGACTTCATCCGGGTGCTGCAGGAGCGCGGCTACATCCATCAGGCCTCCGACCTCGCCGGCATCGACGCCCTGGCGGCGGAAGGGGGGCTGACGACCTATACCGGCTACGATTGCACGGCGGCCTCGCTCCATGTCGGTCACCTGCTGTCGATCATGATGCTGCACTGGCTGCAGAAGACCGGCGGCAAGCCGATCGTGCTGATGGGTGGCGGTACCACCCGCGTCGGCGATCCTTCGGGGCGCGACGAGACGCGCAAGATCCTGACGCTGGAGCAGATCGAGGCCAACAAGGAAGGCATCAAGCAGACGTTTTCGCGCTTCCTCTCCTTCGGTGAGAGCGGAAACGGTGCGGTCATGGTCGACAACGCCGAGTGGCTGACGAAGCTCAACTACATCGAGATGCTGCGCGACATCGGCCGGCACTTCTCGGTTAACCGCATGATGTCGATGGACAGCGTGCGGATGCGGCTGGAGCGCGACCAGGAGCTGTCGTTCCTCGAATTCAACTACATGATCCTGCAGTCCTACGACTTCGTGGAGCTGAACCGCCGCTTCGGCACCCGCCTGCAGATGGGCGGGTCCGACCAGTGGGGCAACATCGTCAACGGCATCGATCTCGGCCGCCGCATGGGCACGCCGCAGCTCTTCGCCCTGACCTGCCCGCTCCTGACCACGTCGTCGGGCGCCAAGATGGGCAAGACCGCCGCCGGCGCCGTGTGGCTCGATGCCGGGATGCTCAGCCCTTACGATTACTGGCAGTTTTGGCGGAACACCGAGGATGCCGATGTCGGCCGCTTCCTCAAGCTGTTCACGCTGCTGCCGCTCCCCGAGATCGAACGCCTCGCCGCGCTTCAGGGCGCCGAGATCAACGAGGCCAAGACGGTCCTCGCCACGGAAGCGACGGCGCTGATGCATGGCCCGGACGCCGCCGCCGCCGCCGCCGAAACCGCCCGGAAAACCTTCGTCGAGGGTACGCTGGCGCAGTCCCTGCCGACGATTCCCGTGCCGCCCGCGGTGCTCGAGGCGGGCCTCGGCGTGCTCACCGCCTTCGGGCCGGATTACGCCAAGCTCGTCCCTTCGACCAGCGAGGCACGCCGCCAGATCAAGGGCGGCGGCCTTCGGGTCAACGACGTGCAGGTGAGCGACGAGAAGGCGGTGCTGCGGAAAGAAGACCTGACGGCCGAGGGCGTGATCAAGCTCTCGTTCGGGCGCAAGAAGCACGTGCTGCTGCGGCCGGAATAGCCGATCCGCCCGGCCAGGGGTCCGTACCATGGGCCCCTGATCGATACGCGTCCCGCGCGTCAGGCGGCCTGAAGCCCGCGCACTCGGGCGAAGCCGACCATCTTGCGTGCCTCTTCGTCCCAGAGCGCCAGCTTCAGGCAGTGCAGGCTGTCGCGCAGGGTCAGGCGGCCCACCCGACCGAGAACCTCGTGGCCGTCGAGGCATTCCTGCAGCCGGTAATTCGGGATGCGGCTGTTGAGGTGGTGGACGTGGTGCAGGCCGACATTGCCGGTGAACCACTGAAGAACCCGCGGCAGCGCGTAGTAGGAACTGCCGCCGAGCGCCACGCGGTGAAAGTCCCAGGCGTCGGCCTCTTCCCAGACGGTCTCCTCGTACTGGTGCTGGACATAGAACAGCCAGCCGCCGACCCAGGCGGCGACGGCGATCACCGGCAGGAACACCCAGAGCACCGGCCCGATGCCGCCGACGGCCAGCGCCAGTACCGCAAAGGCCGCAAGGAGCACGGCGTCGAGCGCCAGCACATCGCGCCATGCCGTCCGCCACGGGAGCCCGACGCCGGTGGGCAGGCGCTGCAGGATGAGGAAGTTGATCGGAGAGCCGAGCACAATCAGGATGAGCGGATTGCGGTAGAGGCGATAGCGCAGCCGGCCCCAGCGCGGCAGCGCGAGGTATTCGCGCACGGTCAAGGTGTGGACGTCGCCCGTGCCGCGGCGGCTGAGATCGCCGGTCGTAGCGTGATGCAGCGCATGCGCGCGCTTCCAGCTGTCGTAGGGCGTCACCGTCAGCAGGCTGAGGGCGCGGCCGAGCCCATCGTTGCCGCGGCGTGACGGCAGGAACGAGCCGTGCCCACAATCGTGCTGGATGATGAAGAGCCTCACAAGGAGACCGCCCGCGGGCACCGCCAGCGGCAGGGCGAGAAGCGCGTAGCCGTTCGCCGCCGCGACGAGCATCACCGCGCAGAGGATCAGGTAGGGCAGCAGCGTATCGGCCACCTGCCGAAAGGCCATCCGGGGTATCGGTTCGCGGAACGCGGCGCAGTGTCGGGCCACCTCCCGCGCGAGCTTCGCGTCCTCGGTTCGGGCGTCCTCGTCCGCGAGCGGGCCTTGCGCGGTCGGGTTCAATGGTGCGGCGATCACAGTGACCGGCAATCCTGTTCGTCGAGCGCCTTGCGAGGCGGGATAGGCGTGAAAAGGAGCCGATCACGTGATGCGACCGGGCCGCTGCGGTCGGTCCCGCTTCCACGGTCCGAACGGTTCGTCGTTGAGGTTCCGGCCAAGCCGGTCCGAGGGGGCGACCCGCTCGGCCCTGCGCCGTGATCTCACGGGGATTGGGACGGAAGGATGACTTTCCCCGCCCTTCGAAGACGCTGCGATGAGCGCCGGACTTGGGTGGGGGACTTGGACGCGGGAGCCGTCACCGGTCAGGCCGTTCGAACCGGTTGGCCTCAAGGCCGTATGCGAAAGGCCGATCCTTGGAAAGGCGCGACTTTGTAGCATCGTCCCGCCGCCGATCCGCCCCGCGCGGATTTTCGATACGGGCACTTCGTGGGCTCTGTCGCTTGCGTCATCAGGCTCAACGCACTCACTGAGAGTGCGACGCCGCCGAGCGCTGTTGTGCCGCATCGCGCCCGATCAAAGCCGGCTCTCGGCGCAGTTCGGATGTCGTCCGCTCGATCATCCACTCCCAAGCCCGGCCGGCCTCTCCCTGCGGTCAGGACGGCGGAGTTTCCGAACCCTACCGCTCGGGCCCGCTTGGCCCGGCGCCGTTGGCGAAGGTGTCGCCGCTTCCGGCGCCGAAAAGTTTTCGCAGGAAGCCGGGGGCGACCGCCGAGAGCGGGTTCACGTTGACCGTCGGTTTGGCGATCGGTCCCGAGACGTTGAAGTTCACCGCGAACAGGCCCTCGTTGCTGCCGCCCGCCAGCAGCGGCCCGAACAACGGCACCTGCGCCACCACGTTGTTGAGCCCGTAGAGCGGCACGAAGGTGCCGTCGATCTGCGTGCGCTCCTTGGCCGTGTCGAGCCAGCCGGTCGCGGTGAAGCCCATCGCCGCGTTCGAGATCGCCGCGTCGGAAAAGCTCACCCGCGGGCCGCTGCGGGTGAAGTTCGCGCGCATCTTGTCGAAGCCGACATCGTTGGCGTTCGGGGCGGCGCGCCGTCCGTCCGAGGGCGGCGGGGCCTGGGCGACGATGCTCGACAGGGCCGGTTCGTTGCGCAGGGCAAAGTCCTTGATCTGGACCACGCCGGCCTGCGGACCGTCGTTGAGGTAGACGTTGAGCGCAAGCCGCCCGCCATACATCCGCTTGTAGATGTCGAGGAAGCGCAGCGTCGCGCCGGAATCGGCGGAGTCGAGGGTCAGCAGCGGTGCGCCGCGCTCGCTTCGGACTACGGCGCTGAGCGGGGAACCGCCGAAACGGCCCTTGAAGTGGGCGGCACGCAGGTCACCGCCCTTGAAGCTCGCCTTCAGTGTCGCGTTGGTGAGCGACTCGCCGTTGAAGCCGGAGACGATGTTGGCGGCGACATCCGCCTCGATGTCCTTGCCGGGCTCCTTGCCGCCCTTGTCGTCGCCGCTCGTCATGCCCTTGAGGAAGGGCCGCGCATCGACGACGGCGCCCTTCACCGCGACCTTGTAGGTCGAGCCGGCCCGGTCGAGGCTGACGCGCATGTCGTCGCCCGGCGAGAGCTTGAGCGCGGTCAGGTCCGCCCGCTCCAGATTGCCCTCGGCCGAGATCGTGGCGCTGCCGCGGGCGAGCGCGGGGGCAGCGTCGAGGGTGATGTCGCGCAGCTCCATGCCGCCGCCCGCCGCCTCCACAAGGGTGAAGCCGAGACGTCCGGCCTTGCCCGCGGGCTTGCTCCAGCCGGGCATCAGACCGTTGATCGAGGCGCGGGTCAGGTCCGCCTCGACGCGGGCCGGCGGCTTGCCGGCGGAGGCGGGGCGCCCCACCGGCAACACGACGCGGGCCGGGATGACGCCGCCGAGCTGCGGCGCGGTGGGCAGGCCGCGCTTGGCCCGGAAGGCGTCGTCGAGGTTCAGGCTCACCACCGCCTCGCCGGGGGCGCCGGGCTTGGGCTGCTTCAGGTCGATGGCGACGGCGGCGCCGAGCAGCCGCCCGTCGCCCTTGAGGGCGAAGCCGCTGCGGTCGAAGGAGAGCGTGAAGCGGCCCGCCTCGAAGCGGTCCTTGCCGACCGCCTTGTCCATGCTGAACTCGGTGATCGAGCCGGTGAGCGTCACCGGCATCTCGGCGAGATCGGGCACGTGCTTGAGGTTGATCGGCACGTCGATGCGCAGGTCCGCCTTGCCCTTCAGCGTGGCCGGATCGATGTCGGCGCCCGTGATTCCCTTGAACATCGGGGTTTCGAGGAGTGCGGCCAGCGAATCGACGGAGCCGGACAGCCGCAGGCCGAGCTGGGCGATGATCTTGTCCGGCTGCGGATCGCGGATCAGGAAGGACGCGTCCGAGATCGTCAGGGCCCGCGTGTCGGAAAGGCGGATCTCGGCGGTCGCGTTCTGGATCGTCGTGCTGCGGCCGGTGATCGTGCCGGTGACCCGGCCGTGGCTCAGGGGCGGTGCGTCCTGAGAGATGGTCAGGCCGGCATCCGAGACCGCGAAGGCCACGTTGAGCGCGGCATCCGGCATCGGGTCGCCACGGGTCGCCGCAGCGAGTTCCGGTCCGCTCATGTCGATCTGGATGTCGGCCTGATCGAGGCGTCCGCCGCGCAGCTCGTCCACGAGGTAGTTACGCACGCCCGGCGCGATGTTCTCGGGCCAGAGCCGCATGGCCTTGCGGCCGTCGGTGTTGCTGGCGACGATGTGCAGAGTGATGCCTTCGTCGTCGGCCCGCGTGCCGACCGTCCCGCTCAGGCGGCCGCGCAGGCCGTCGCCCGCCAGCGCGATCGACTCGATGTTCACGCCCCCGGCCCGGCCGGTGATCCGCCCGCTGATCTCGCCGATGCGGAAGGACGGGTCGCTGCGGGCGGCGCCGCGCAGCAGCGCATCCTTGCCGGCGAAATCGAGCGTCCAGGCGTCCACGGCATCGGGCGGACCGATGGCGAAGGCGCCGGTCAGGTGGGCGTCGTTGCCGCCGCCCTTGTAGTCGATGGCGGAGATGGCGAGCGCGCGCCGCGCCTCGTCCCAGCTCGCCTCGGCGCGCAGCTCGTCGATGACGACCGGGTTGAAGTCCTTCTCGTCGATGAGGAGCGTGCCGCCGCCGGTCTTCACCTCGGCCTTCATCGTCTCGATGCGGCCGCCCGACAGCGCCACGTCGGCTCGGGCCGAGAGCTTGAGGTCGGTCTCCACCGGCATCTTCGAGTGGCCGGACAGCAGCAGCAGATCGGTGATGGGCAGGTCGTCCAGGGTGATGACGCCCGCGCGCCGCCCCTCCCCCGCCTCATGGACCCGGCCGCCGAACCGCCACTCGCCGTGGGGCCCGTCGATGCGCAGCTCGAACACCCGCGAATCGTCGCTGGTGCCGCGGCGGAACAGGCCGTTCACCCGTTCGAAGGTGGCCTGATGCCGGGCGTCGTCGACAAGGGTCAGGCGTCCGTTGGTGATCCGCGCCCGGTCGAGGGCGCCGATGACGCCGGCCGGATCGAGCACCACGCCGAAGATCGAGGCGACCGCCGCCGAGACTGGCGAGACGGTGCCGCGGGCGGCGTCGACGCTCGGCAGGGTATGGGGCTTGGCCGCCTCCCCTGCCCCATCCCCCCTGCGTCGGTGACGAGGCGGCGAAGGCGATGGACCCGTCGTCATGGACGAGGGCGGTCATCTCGATGTCGCGGAATTCGATGGAGCGCGGCTGGACCGAGAGGCGCAGCAGGCTCCACGTATCGAGGCTGACCACCGCGAGCGGGGCGCGCACCACCAGCGCGCCCTCCGGGTTGAAGATGTCGAGCCCGCCGACCCGGAGTGCCAGCGAGGATTCGCTGTCGAGTTCGAGCGCAGAGTCGCGCAGCGCCACGCGCCAGCCCGGACCGAAGCGGCCCGCCACCGCCTCGGCGACCTGATGCGTCAGACCGTCGATGCGCAGCGGTCCCTGCGACAGCCGCAGTGCGACGAGCCCGCCGCCGAGACCGAGCAGGAAGACGACGAGCAGCGCGCACCAGAGCACCGGCCGCCGCCGACGACGGCGCGCTTTGCGCGGCGCAGGCGCCTCGACCGCCTGCTGGAGCAGGGTCCTGGCCGTTTCCTGATCCATCACTCGTTCGCTGCTACACCCGTAGGTTCGGGCGAAGGTCCGTTTGCCGCGGCGGCTTTCCTCAGGATTCAAGCCACTCCGGCATGGCGTCCCCGGAGGTCTGCGTGCATGGGATCAGGCACACCATCAATCGGCCGAAAGGAAGGCGAAATGCCGCTAGAGACCGGCAATGCCGCGCCCCTGTTCTCGTTACCCGGAGCCGGCGGCGAGACCATCTCTCTCGAGAGCCTGCGCGGTCACAAGATCGTGCTTTATTTCTACCCCAAGGACGATACGAGCGGTTGCACCCTCGAGGCGCAGAACTTCAACGCCCAGAGCGAGGCCTTCGCGGCAGCCGGGGCGAAGGTGGTCGGTGTCTCGCCGGATTCGGTCAAGAGCCACGATAAGTTCAGGGCCAAGTACGGTCTGACTTTCCCGCTCGCTTCCGACGAGGCGAAATCGATGCTGGAAGCTTACGGCGTCTGGGTCGAGAAGAGCATGTATGGCCGAAAATACATGGGCGTGGAGCGCACGACCGTGCTGATCGACCGCGAGGGACAGATCGCGCGGATCTGGCACAAGGTGAAGGTGCCGGGCCATGTCGAGGAAGTTCTGGAAGCTGTCAAAGCCCTGGCCTGAGGACGGATCGCACGCTGGCGTCATTCCGAAAGACGACCTTTGGTTCTCGGGATGACGCGATCTGTTGAACCGGCGCCTCATGTTTCGATGCGGGCCGCGGATCGCTAACAAACGCTAGGCTTCCTTAACCTTAATCGTCTGTGATCGGGCCCGTCTCCGAACGTCCGACGTGCCATGCCATCGACTGCTCAGGCCCGCCGCAAAGCCGGCCTTTCCCCGCTCTCACAGCGCCGTCTCGTCCGGGCGCTCGGCCTTGGGCTCGCCGTCTCGACGCTCTGGGCGGCGGCGGCGAGCTACTACCTCGTCTTTCACGACGAGATGCTGGCCCGCTTCGTTTCGCGCCAGAGTGCGATGCAGTTTACCTACGAGGAGCGGATCGGCACCCTTCAACGCGCCCTCGACCGCGCGGCGGCCGAGCGCAACGCGGAGCGCGGCAATGTCGAGCACCGGCTTTCCGCGCTGACCGAGCGGCAGGCCCTGATCGAGAAGCGCCAGGGGCTGCTCTCCGGTTTGGGTGGGGCCGCCGCGCCGATCGATGATGTGCCGCCGCCTGCCCCGATCCCGGTCGCGGAGCCGGCGGCGCGTGTCCAGAAGCCGTTCCCGACGCCGGAATTGCGCATGGGCGGCGAGGACCGGGCCGAGGCCGCCGGCCGCGCCTCGTCCGCGCGCCTGTCGCGCCTGGAGGAGGCGCTCCATCGTGTCGCCGAGGCGCAGTCGCGCGCCGCGGCCGGCATCGCCCAGCAGGCCGGGCGCAGCGCCGAACGCTTCCGCGACCTGATCGCCCGCACGGGTCTGTCACCGACCCGGTTCGATCCGCCTGCGGGCGGCGTCGGCGGCCCCCTCGTTCCGCTCGGGCCCGACGCCTTCGAGCAGGCGTTGGCCGAGGCCCGCCGTCAGATCGAGGAGGAGACGCATCTGCGTCGGGTGACCGCCGCCCTCCCCTTCCGCCAGCCGCTTCCGGGCGAGCTTGCCTTCACCAGCAGCTTCGGCGCCCGGCTCGATCCGTTCACCCGCGGCTACGCGCTCCATACGGGCGTGGATATGCGCGCCGAGACCGGGGCCCCGGTCCGGGCCACCGCCGCCGGGCGGATCACAGCGGCCGAGTATGCCGGCGGCTACGGCAACATGGTGGAGGTTGATCACGGCCGCGGCCTCGTCACTCGCTACGCGCATCTCTCCGGCGCCGCGGTCTCGGTCGGTCAGCGGGTTGAGGCAGGAAGTGTGGTCGGGTTTGCCGGCTCGACCGGCCGCTCCACCGGCAGCCACTTGCATTACGAGACCCGCATCGACGGCGAGCCGGTCGATCCGCAGCGGTTCCTGCGGGCCGGGGCGCAGCTCGTTTTCGCGGATTGAGGCCGGCTGTCCCCTTCCCGTGAGGGGAGGAGACTAGAGCATCGTCCCGAAAGGTGGTTGCCGGCTTTCGGAAAAGATGATGCAAAAACAAGTGCTTAGAGCATCGTCCTGGATCTGATGTCCAGGACGATGCTCTAAGGGGCGTCAGTCGATGTCGGCGACGTCTTCGCTGCCGCCGAACACGCGTTGCGCCAGCGAGGTTTCCATGAACGGGTCGAGGTCGCCGTCGAGCACCTCGTCCGGATCGGTCGATTGCGTGCCGGTGCGCAGATCCTTCACGAGCTGGTACGGCTGAAGCACGTAGGATCGGATCTGGTGGCCCCAGCCGATATCGGTCTTCGAAGCCGCCTCGGCGTTGGCCTTTTCCTCGCGCTTCTTCAGCTCGGCCTCGTAGAGGCGGGCGCGCAGCATGTTCCAGGCGGTGGCCCGGTTCTTGTGCTGCGAGCGCTCCTGCTGACAGGCCACGACGATGCCGGTCGGGTTGTGCGTGATGCGCACCGCCGAATCGGTCGTGTTGACGTGCTGGCCGCCCGCGCCCGACGACCGGTAGGTGTCGATGCGGCAGTCCGATTCCTTGATCTCGATCTCGATCCGGTCATCGACGACCGGATAGACCCAGACGCTGGCAAAGCTGGTGTGCCGCCGCGCGTTGGAATCGTAGGGCGAGATGCGCACGAGCCGATGCACGCCGGACTCGGTCTTGAGCCAGCCATAGGCGTTGTGGCCCTTGATCAGGAGCGTGGCGCCCTTGATCCCGGCCTCTTCGCCGTCGGTCATCTCGACGATCTCGACCTTGAACTTCCGGCGCTCGGCCCAGCGGGCATACATGCGCTGGAGCATGTTGGCCCAGTCCTGGCTCTCGGTGCCACCCGCGCCGGCATGGACTTCGAGATAGGTGTCGAAGCCGTCGGCCTCGCCCGAGAGCAGGGTCTCGACCTGCCGGCTCGCGGCTTCCTTCTCGACCGCCTTGATCGTGGCCTCGCCCTCGCTGATGGAGGCTTGGTCACCCTCCATCTCGCCGAGTTCGATCAGCGTCGCGCCATCCTCGAGATCGCGTTCGAGCTTCTTGATCGCGGTGACGGCCTCGTCGAGCTCCTGGCGCTCGCGCATGACCTTCTGTGCGGCCTCTGGATCGTTCCAGAGGTCGGGGTTCTCGGAAGCCGCGTTCAGCTCCGCGAGACGTTTATCGACGGTGTCCCAGTCAAAGATGCCTCCTCAGCAGCCCTATAGACTGCTTGGCGGCATCCGAGGCCTGTTCGATCTCGGCGCGCATCTGGTGTGAAACTCGTATGTCGGTGTGGTCCGGGGTGATACCGGGCGCCTCCCGCCCTGTAAACCGCCGCACCGCGATGCCCAGCCTCCGATCCCGCCGCCTCCGCCTCTTCGCCGCGGTCCTCGCCGTGATCGCGGCAGGCCTCGGTGTGCGCTATCTGCCGCTCGGCCTGCCGAGGGAGGTCGTGAAGTATGCGGGCTCTATCCTGTGGGGCGCGATGGTCTACGGGCTCATCGCCCTTGCCCGGCCCGCCGCCCCGGTCGCGCGGCTGGCGGCGCTCGCCCTGATCGTTGCCGTGCTGGTCGAGCTGTTCCGCCTCGTCCACACGCCGGGGCTCGATGCCTTCCGCTTGACGCTGGCGGGGCAATTGCTGCTCGGCCGCGTCTTCTCACCGTGGAACGTCGTGGCCTACGCTGCCGGCATCGGGCTGGCGGCGGCGCTCGATCGGAGCACACGGCGGCCGGACAGGCGGCGGAACGTTGCCGATGCGCTGGCGATGCCGGGCGCCGCGGAGATCGATTTCGAGCCGCCTCGCGCGAAGATCGCTCGCCGACCGGCTGATTTTTCGTGATGTGAGGTGGCGGCGACGAGCCGACCGGTGTGGCTCAGCCTCCCGACAGGGCCCGCACCACCGCCCAGTTCGGCGTGATCAGGGCAGCGAGGGTGCGAAGGATGCCTGGCAACGCCCGCATCCTCCGCATCGGCCCCGCCGCTGCTCAGGCCGCCGCGGCCTTGCGGCTCTCGAGGAAGGCCGCGTGCTCGGCCACCAGCGCGCCGCTCAGCGCCTTCTCGATCAGCGCCCGCGTGCCCGCCACGCCGTAGAGCGCGATGAACGAGCCGAAGCGCGGCCCCTGCGCCTCGCCGAACAGCACGTTGTAGATCGAGGCGAACCACGTCTTCGAGACGCCGGGCCGCCCGTCCGGGCTCTTGGCCTTGCCCGAGAGGTCGGGGAAGTGGCGCCGGCCGACCTCGTAGACGATGGCCTGCAAGGCCTCCGGATCGGTCGAGTCCTCGTGCTCGGCGAGTGTGTCCGAGAGGTCGCGCAGGGCCGCGGCCTCCTCTTCGGTGGGCGCGCGGTACTGCTTCTGCGGCCGCACGAAATCCCGGTAATAGGCGAGCGCCCGCGTCACGAGGCCGGCGAGCCGCGGATGCGTCTCCGGCCCGACATTCGGGGCGTAGCGACGGATGAAGCCCCACAAAACCGCCTCGTCCTCGGCATTGGCCACCGCCACGAGGTTCAAGAGCATGCCGAAGGAGAGCGTGGTGCCGGCCTCGTCGATGGTCTCGACGGCTGGCGGTTCGCCCGCATGCAGGTGCCAGACCGGGTTGCCGAGCCGGTGCTTGGCTTCCTGGCCGGCGAAACGGCCGAGGAAGTTGTCGTACTCGTCGACGTTGCGCGGAATCACGTCGAAGAACAGGCGCTTGGCCTCGCGCGGCTTGTTGTACATGAACAGCGCGAGCGACTCGGGCGTGGCGTAGGTCAGCCACTCGTCGATGGTCAGTCCGTTGCCCTTCGACTTCGAGATCTTCTGGCCCTTCTCGTCGAGGAAGAGTTCGTAGTTGAACCCCTCCGGCGGCTCGGCGCCGAGGGCGCGCGCGATCTGGCCCGAGAGCTTGACCGAATCGATCAGGTCCTTGCCGGCCATCTCGTAATCGACGCCGAGCGCGACCCAGCGCATCGCCCAGTCGGGCTTCCATTGCAGCTTGACGTGGCCGCCGGTGACCGGCGTCTCGTAGGCCTCGTTCGTCGCCGGATCGCGCCAGACGATGGTGCCGGCGCGCGGGCGCACCTCGTCGATCGACACCTGCATCACGTGGCCGGTCACGGGGTGGATCGGCAGGAAGGGCGAGTAGCTCGCCGAGCGCTCGGCCCGCAGCGAGGGCAGCATGATCGCCATCACCGCCTCGTAGCGCTCCAGCACCAAGCGCAGCGTGTCGTCGAAGATGCCGGCCTTGTAGCACTCGGTGGCCGAGCGGAACTCGTAGTCGAAGCCGAAGGCGTCGAGGAAGCGGCGCAGCTCGGCGTTGTTGTGCGCGCCGAAGCTGTCATGCGTGCCGAACGGGTCGGGCACCTGGGTCAGCGGGAGGTTCAGCGCCTCGGCCAGCCGCTCGCGGTTCGGCACGTTGTCCGGGACTTTGCGCAGGCCGTCCATGTCGTCGGAGAAGGCGATCAACCGGGTCGGCACCGCGTCCTTGGTCAGCACGCGGAAGGCGTGGCGTACCATCGAGGTACGAGCGACCTCGCCGAAGGTGCCGATATGCGGCAGGCCCGAGGGGCCGTAGCCGGTCTCGAACAGAACCTCGCTCTTGGGCTTGCGCTCCAGCCGCGCCACGAGCTTGCGCGCCTCCTCGAACGGCCAGGCGGCGGCGGAGGCAGCGGCCTCCAGAATGTCGGGGTCGAGGCGGAGGGGCGCGGACATCACAAGCAAGCTTTTCGGGGTCTGGACAAGCGCCGCGCCGGCCATTCGGGCCGGGGCGCAAGAGCGGGCAACCTATGGAGCGAGGGGGCCGGGGTCAACGCAGCCATCCTATGCGACGACCCGAGATCCCGCTTGAGAGCGAAGTCCGAAAAACTATCCGCGCCCGAGCAGCATCAGCCAGCCCACCGTCGTGGCGGTCGCGGCCAGCGTCGAGACCAGTACGGCGGCGGCAACCGAGCCCTGCTCGCTCTTGTAGCGCACGGCCAGCAGGTAGGCGTTGATGCCCACCGGCATCGCCGCGAACAGCACGGCGACGCCGGCATAGGCCGGCGGCATGGTGAAGACGTGGAAGGCGAGGAGATAGACCGCGAGCGGGTGCAGGCCGAGCTTCAAAGCGGCGACGATGCTCGCGCCGCGCAGGTCGTGCAGCACCTTGTAGCGGGTGAGGCCGGCTCCCAGCGCGATCAGCGCGCAGGTCGAGGCGGTGCCGGCCAGCGAATCGACCAGGGCCTTCGGGATGCCCGAAAAGGAGAGGCCGCCGGCCTTCATCGCCATGCCGACGGCGAGCGAGAGGAAGATCGGGTTCTTGCCGAGCGCGAGGCCGAGCGCCTTCAGCCGCTGGCCCATGGGGCGCCCGCCCTCCGATTCGATCAGGAAGGTCGCCGCGCCCATCATCAAGGGCAGGTGGACGGCGAGCAGCATGAAGAGCGGGAAGGCGCCCGATTCGCCGTAGGCCTGGAGAATCATCGGCACGCCGACGAAGACGGTGTTCGACTGGCTCGCGGCAAAGCCGTGCAGCACGGCCCCGCGCCGGTCCACGCCCTCGGTCCGGCGCCCGATCAGCGAGCCGGTGGCCCAGGCGATGGCAGCCCCGCCGAAATAGCT from the Methylorubrum extorquens genome contains:
- the lysS gene encoding lysyl tRNA synthetase (Evidence 2b : Function from indirect experimental evidences (e.g. phenotypes); Product type e : enzyme); the protein is MAGAALVQTPKSLLVMSAPLRLDPDILEAAASAAAWPFEEARKLVARLERKPKSEVLFETGYGPSGLPHIGTFGEVARTSMVRHAFRVLTKDAVPTRLIAFSDDMDGLRKVPDNVPNRERLAEALNLPLTQVPDPFGTHDSFGAHNNAELRRFLDAFGFDYEFRSATECYKAGIFDDTLRLVLERYEAVMAIMLPSLRAERSASYSPFLPIHPVTGHVMQVSIDEVRPRAGTIVWRDPATNEAYETPVTGGHVKLQWKPDWAMRWVALGVDYEMAGKDLIDSVKLSGQIARALGAEPPEGFNYELFLDEKGQKISKSKGNGLTIDEWLTYATPESLALFMYNKPREAKRLFFDVIPRNVDEYDNFLGRFAGQEAKHRLGNPVWHLHAGEPPAVETIDEAGTTLSFGMLLNLVAVANAEDEAVLWGFIRRYAPNVGPETHPRLAGLVTRALAYYRDFVRPQKQYRAPTEEEAAALRDLSDTLAEHEDSTDPEALQAIVYEVGRRHFPDLSGKAKSPDGRPGVSKTWFASIYNVLFGEAQGPRFGSFIALYGVAGTRALIEKALSGALVAEHAAFLESRKAAAA
- a CDS encoding putative permease (Evidence 3 : Putative function from multiple computational evidences; Product type t : transporter), whose amino-acid sequence is MTALTLIIPIFGLVLVGWLASLTKIISERVGDGLSEYVFSLAVPALIVSTLTRPGLSGEIAWGYWASYFGGAAIAWATGSLIGRRTEGVDRRGAVLHGFAASQSNTVFVGVPMILQAYGESGAFPLFMLLAVHLPLMMGAATFLIESEGGRPMGQRLKALGLALGKNPIFLSLAVGMAMKAGGLSFSGIPKALVDSLAGTASTCALIALGAGLTRYKVLHDLRGASIVAALKLGLHPLAVYLLAFHVFTMPPAYAGVAVLFAAMPVGINAYLLAVRYKSEQGSVAAAVLVSTLAATATTVGWLMLLGRG